aagtttATGAGTAATCTTTAAGctgaaaaataatagttttgatatttgatttattgattttgcatatttacaaattttaataagagtaatatatttttctttaaatatataatttactttttaattaatttaatgaaaatttaaatctataattcatatttattaagtttgtttaggctcgataaagacttgaataagctcgtgagccatgcatatattcgttaaataaagctcgagctcggctcgattataaacgaatcaagctcaaacattcaagagttcggctcAACTCGAATCGATTACATCCATAATTATacttttttggcaaaaacttgtgtgagacggtctcacgggttgtatttctgagacggatctctatttgggttatacattaaaaagtattactttttatgcttagagtattactttttattgtgaatatgagtagggttgacccttctcacagattatgatccgtgagatggtTTCACATAAGACCCACTCTACCTTTTTTTTTGGTAactttgacaaaaaaaaaagaccccataacatcaaacacataaaaatatttaaattgtttaAAATTACTTCATTCAAACACATTAATTGAcaacttatttttaaaataagatcTCAGAGCTTCAAACATCctaaaataatttataacatgtAAGAACTTATAAGCTATTTTAAATAAGTTTCGTCGAAAATCTTCTAACGATGAAACTGGCAACATGGATGAGTAAAAGCATAAAAAACAAAGACAGGCAAAAATACTACTTTTTTCTACAATTatattatgagttgatttactacTCATATATTTACTTGATTAACGTAAATCAGATCACAGAGTCTCACATTTTTCAAGTTTAATTCACAATCCAAATATTAATACGATTGTTTAACAAACCACACACTAGGCCAGGAGACTAAAATAACTCATTTAACTTGTTTGAATATTTCCGATAACTTTATGGTATATTTAGAATATGAAACTTATATTTACTTTCCTTTTTCACctcttttggaagaatttaattATGGTTTGCCAGTGGATTGAATTTCTGTATTTGGGTCGCTAAGTTAGGGATGAAATATATAAACCGTTGTCGTTAATATATAGCCGCGGTTTTCGTATAAATTCCGTCATCACATATTTTAAAAACGTTTTGTTTTCctatttttaaatgaaaatgttttatgtttgattatttaatttactatACTATTTAATTGTATGTTAGATCTAACTAGTATaacataatatttaatttactaTACTATTTAAATGTATGTTAGATCTAACTAGTATATCAATCTATGAATGTGttatagtatatattatatttgttaatttgataaaaaataataatataaacttTCATTTCATATGTAGtaagatatatataattatgtttatcatttcaaatacattattcatgaACAcgattatatatttaattatcatttcaaatattattatatctattattaatattactatttttacaatatttattttaactaTTATCTATGATTATTagtgaaattatatatatttattgttatgtattattGTCACATtgtcatttaaataaataataatattatttcataattattttaaataatcatccaaataaaataaaaaataaacaacACGGCTgtcaatttattatttttaacaatttaaaaaaattaaaaatttatatatagtataattaaatttaagtaatacatatattaaatttgaaaaaattgtttatatttatacataaatatttatcatagtaatttttaattaatgacaattttaattataaattcaaatattattatatttattcatGATAGCAGGATCACACCGCGACCGCTTTGTCATCAGACCATCACACGAACGCAAATTCTTACATGGATACGTGTACTCACAGGAGCAAATCGGGTCATCACACAACTTGAGCTACAACGATGACGATGATGATGACAATGACAAGGGACATTAGGATGGTGATGGTTGCAACCACAACGATTACGACGATGACGAGACTAAGACACCGTAAGATTTTATTACATTCTATTGAGAATATTTATCGCACACTTTTTTTGATCCCATGTTTATTGCACACTTTTGTTTATATATAAGTCGgatatttgatatatatatatatatatatatatatatatatatatatatatatatatatatatatatatatcttttttgggaaacaaataatttaatttattaatgtttgatatatattcaaattcttgatagaatctttttatatataaaacatcctaatgattaaaattttaaatataaaaatatgttgTTCATTAATTAtagaaattataaatattatttttgtactAAAAAATAGAATAAATTACATAGCGATGGTGTTTCACAAAAACCATCGTAATTAATGATGATTTATTAATTCGTCGCCAAATTTGTTGACGATCTTTCATAAAAACCATCGCTACTAgccatatatgatttttaaaataacaaCGATATCTTTCAAAAAAGCGTCACTAAATTTGTGACAATTTTTATAGGTCAATGACGACCGAATTTGGGACATAATTCAAAACTATCACTAGCCTTTTTTGTGTAGTGGGgggattttatttgaaaataatgtGAATATAGGATGCattaaaaattcaatatatTACTAACAAAATTAcgcatataatataatattgcacgtgtataatttatttttgtgtGTGCATGTGTTTTGGTGTACGTAAAAACCTAGAGATTCATAAATAGAAATTTTAAGATGATTTGTAATCAAtcgaaattattatttaaagacAGTATATATTTGAAGTTGACTTCATTAACTCTTCGTCAATCGAACTAtttacatttattttttaaatgatgTCAGAAGACTCAGAACATGTATCCGGTTTTTTTATTGTGCACCGGGTAAATCTGAAGCTAATGCAATATCATACAAACTATGTAAAGTAAACTGTATCGGGCATAGGCTCGCTCGATAAAATTTTGGTAGGAGAAATCGAAACTTCTGACCATTGTTCAAATATTCACCTACTCTATCAACTCGGACTCCTTCAAATAACACGATTTCATGTTTTATAATGACTGCAGTGGATAAAAATACATCTAAAACGATTTTCATGTATAAATCCAGTTCGATACCTGTTTCTGAAATTAATACAAATGGAGTCTTGCATCGTTGATGGGAAAAGGAACCTTGAAACCGGCTTCTAAATTTTTGTGGCCATGATTCGTGCTACATATCTCTCCATTTTATTCGCATCCAACAACGTTTTTGGGTCCATCATCCACGTTCTTTTCCCTTGAATCTGTATCAATTTTGGCTTCATATACAAAGTCACAAAGACAATGCTGCATTGGCATATTCCAAGAAATTGCCAAAACCAGGTCACCATCTTCAGTGATTGTTATAATAATACCAGAAAGACCCGTCAAAATCTAAAACTAGCCACTTGGCAGAAAATCTACACTgttaacaaattttattttattttatttatttatttttttgaaatccTATTATAAGGGTTGGGAGGACTAAACCTGAGTCATTATTAGGAGAAACAATTTTGAgtatatattttgtgagacagttttACGAATCCTTAtctattcacaataaaaagtgatattcttagcataaaaagtaatattttttcatggatgactcaaataagatattctttTCACAAAATAAGACTcacgagaccgtctcacacaagtttttatcaaccatttttaaaatacaataaacaaTGAAGATTTTGAAGAACTAAATCATAACCAAGACTAGTGAATTAGAACTCTATTTCAACCTAACAAACTTGAAATGCTAAACAAGAATTTCCTCGATAtgagatttatttattttttcatgaatctaGCACAATTCTTATCTTCAATCAGGCATTGAATTCCCATTTGTTCTCCAAACTATATCTTTAAGCGCAGGTCTCAGTTCTTTGTTGCAGAATTGATTATATTCAAGAGTATCACCACTACATTTCTTCACTTCCACCACCAGAAAAGACGGCGTAAGGGCAAAAATATCAGCAGCGATTCCGAGTTTCCCTTTCCTTCCATTTTCTTGCCCCTGCAACCTAACACAAGAATCACTCTTCTTTATACTGAAATTCTGTGTTTTCGCCACTTCTTCAAGCTTGGAGATTACACTACTTGCAGGAGTCATAGTGGCAAATCGCAGTTCTTCTTTATCAACTTTCTTCGTGTTTTCAAACAGAGGGGACAAATCGAATCCCTCGGACAGGGAAATTATGTGGAAAGCATTCAAAGTCTCTGTATTTTTTCCCTTTCCCGCATTCACTTCATCTCCCAATGCAAATTCCTGCTCTAGTTTACTGTTTGATCCTCTCGCTGTTGATTTTTTCTTGAACCAAGATGAATTCATGATCTTGGCTATGCTTATCCTCGTACTGGGATTCGGATCCAGCATCTTGGTGATTAACTTACGGGATTCGGGTGAAAACCATGGCGGGCACTTGAAATCTCCCCTGTATATTTTTCTATACATAGCAACAATGTTATCGTCTTGGAAGGGTAAGTAACCAGCCAAAAGTACATAAAGAATCACCCCACATGACCAAATATCGGCTTTTGCTCCGTCGTATCCTTTTTTCCCGATAACTTCCGGTGCAATGTAGGCCGGCGTGCCGCACGTCGTATGCAGCAACCCATCTAGATGGATATGGTCGGACAATGCACTGAGCCCGAAATCAGTGACTTTCAGATTACCATCTCCATCTAGAAGTAGATTCTCCGGCTTCAAATCACGGTGATAAACACCCCTGCTGTGGCAAAAATCAATGGCAGAGATCAATTGCTGGAAGTAGTGCCGAGCAGGGTCCTCATGCAGGCGGCCCTTGGCGATCTTTGCGAACAACTCGCCGCCGCGAACGAATTCCATAGCGAAGTAAATCTTGGTCTTGCTAGCCATGACCTCGTAGAGTTCCACGATGCTGGGATGCTTCATCATCTTCATGACGGATATCTCGCGCTTCACTTGCTCCATCATTCCAACACGGATGATCTTTTCCTTTCCCACCACTTTCATGGCGACGCTATTACCTGTCGCCAGATTCCTGGCGTGGTAAACTTTCGCAAAAGTGCCGTGGCCTAAGAAACGGCCCAGTTCGTATTTCCCACGAAGCACGCCGCATTTTGCCTCAGATCCCATGATCCTTTAAGTGTTCTCTAATATGTTCGACGGTGGTGATATCACCCGTCTTCGACGTGTTTCCGGTGGTAGTTCCGTCCACTAGATAGAGGCTTCTTTGTTTTTACACAGGATAATTGGGTGTTAGAAAGCGAAAATCTTCTCATCTCTCTGCATTCCCAGTTGGAACTCTGTTCGATTTCGTAAGAAAATATGATGACGCAAAATTCAATACAAAATATTTAGGGTTTGGACCGCCGCCGGCACTGTTTTTCCTGCGGGGTGAAATTTTCTTGGAAGAAACCATCCACAATACGAGTGTTTATATCTACAAAGCGAAGGGTAAATATGTAAATATAGTTCTTTGTTGGTGCCTGAAGTTAATCGGACGGCTGTTGATTTGTGtatagttttttttaatttgttaaaattaaaaatatattgtattattatatcttaggttacaaaaataaattactttcaccataataatattaattaatttccttttttattttaatattttccgCATCGGATTGTGTTAAACAACCATATTGTATGCCCACTATGATTCAATTAATGCACAAAAAACTCCAAAGATTCCTCGtagtaatataataatatagtaCAACAAATGGACAAATTATTCAAGCCTCTTATAAAgttatttgatattatttattgtttggcaaaaacttgtatgtaACGATCTTACagttcgtattttgtgagacatatctcttatttgtgtcattCATTGAAAAGTATTATTTCTTATGTTaacagtattactttttattgtgaatatcgatagggttgacccgttttacaaataaagatccgtgagatcgtctcacaagataactactcttgttgtttttttttaaaaaaaaaactcattgaGACAGTTCCTGAAAGAAACTTATTGTTTTTGTTGATATTACAAAAAATTTTTGTCGATGAACTAACTATAAGTCATCGACAAAATAACGAGGAAAAAAAACATGTTCTAATCTTTGGTCTTCTTAATAACACTAATAATTGGAACATTTGACAAATATATGAGAATTAACGATTACTTGAATGATTTTGCAAAACAACGACGTTGAATGTAGAGAAGCGTATGCAATCAAGTTTCTTCTACTCGGCTTGTTTTCGATTCGCACTTTTGCTTTCGTTGACCATTGATGCATaaattattagaagaaaaaaCAAAGAGTTAATTGGCTTTTAAAAATAACCATGGTTTaacaaaaatacttaaaattgAGTATGAGATTATCAAAGTGAATTCAATTTCCATTCGTCGACTAGAATTTTAGTATATTATAGGaaataatcaaatattttattaaaatggaaaaataataataagtaaaAGTTTCATTTGGAGGAAATTATGTAGACATGGATGGTGGTTTACTTTTTCTTGAGTAATATTGAGTCCAAAATACTAAAAACTTGCTCACCACAAACCTAATTATAGTGGGTACGATTCGACCTCCAAGTCGAAAAAaattagagtaggtctcttatgagactgtctcacgaatttttatctgtgagacgggtcaatcctaccgatattcaccataaaaagtaatattcttagcataaaaagtaatattttttcatgcatgactcaaataagatatccgtctcacaaaatacgacccatgagaccgtctcacacaagtttttgccaagagtattatttttattgtaaatatcggtagagttgacccgtctcacagagaccatatcacaagagacctactcttggtAATATAGagataagtaaatttatttgatTAGAATTAGAATGCAGCCTATATGAAGTAGAATGTGAAACATTCCGAAATTTCCTTTTGCAGAAAACATTGAAGATcaactgaaaattttgattgaGCCCTAactcaaattatatttaatttgtcGGTTGATTTTCATCTCAAAAGGTTTGGAAATAACATAATTTCctaaatattgaaatattttttaaatttattccaACAATTTTCGAACAACACAACCGACATTTCCAAAATTTCCTAAATATTATGTGATATTATTATTTGTAAATAGTATCTTCTCTTAACGCACATGTTTAAAGCAAGGCTACAGCCAACAAGTACCCCGGGGGCAAAGTGACAATTCTGACTGGTTGCAGGTCAACTTTTGAAGCCCTAACACGAagtttcttctttttttaaaataataaaaaaaacaattttggaaAACAAGAATTACAAAATCAATGAATTTCCTATGATTCTGAAAAGTTTTTTTTTCtgggtataatttttttttttttttttttttttacaattttaagaatTCTTagttcatttttaatcatattttcCACTTTTCTTTATTTATCCATCATTGATATTCATATGTTTATTTTTAGCTTTGTTGTAAAGTAGGAAGTGacatgaaattaattattgtgcCAAATTAATGTTTGATATAGTAAATACAAGTTGGGCCAAGATCACAACATATCAATTTACCAAGAAATTTGGCATTCAGTTGTCCTATCTCACACAAACAATAATGCGATGTTATCATGTGATATGCTCTATATCTAAATAATGTTTCTTGTTAGACGATCACACGAATCTTTAtccgtgagacgagtcaatcctaccgatattcacaataaaaaataatattcttagcataaacagtaatattttttcatggatataagagattcgtctcacaaaatacgatttgtgagaccgtctcacacaaatttttgtcctaATTAAATACTCCatgaaatttcaagccattttcAGTTATAAAAGAAGtctttataaatcaaataattaaatgcTCGTGCCTATTTTATTACCCGTATACAATACTTTATAGGAAGAGAATAGATAAATGCACTTGTTCAATCCACTTGTCCATACTTTTGGAAGACGTGAACAAGAAAAACTAGACATACCTTTCTCCACATCTTCTATTTTGCACACTTTTATATCATTTTCTTTTCTCACTTCATCAAAACTTTATAAAGTGTATATTTTAGAACAAAATAACCGATTTTAATTTGGTTCAGCTTTTTTGAATACAGCATTTTGATGTAACAATTTATTacaatttcacaaaatataaaTCGTTTAGCCAATAATTACAAAAGTAACAAAAAGCATAGAAGGACTCGTTAGCACATGGAACTATTTAGAACCCATTAAAGCTGTGAATCAAGATGTTGCAGGTTACAAGCAAGAGTATAAAACCTAAAGTAAGGCACTGTTTGGTGTGCATGATAAAAGGTGATTGATTTTTAATCTTTTACTTATCATGTGTTTGATGTTAATTATTAAGATTGTGATAGGTTTATTCAGCCCGCACCCGGTCCATATTGTATGCATTATTATATAATCTTTGGGTGAGAAGAGATGAcgtttgattaatttaaattttcctttgatatcttaaagtttaaaataattataaattcaacaaagttaataatatttaaatataatttttaatttggctaatactataaataattttattattattgatcatattttaatta
This is a stretch of genomic DNA from Primulina eburnea isolate SZY01 chromosome 11, ASM2296580v1, whole genome shotgun sequence. It encodes these proteins:
- the LOC140805852 gene encoding CBL-interacting serine/threonine-protein kinase 6-like; amino-acid sequence: MGSEAKCGVLRGKYELGRFLGHGTFAKVYHARNLATGNSVAMKVVGKEKIIRVGMMEQVKREISVMKMMKHPSIVELYEVMASKTKIYFAMEFVRGGELFAKIAKGRLHEDPARHYFQQLISAIDFCHSRGVYHRDLKPENLLLDGDGNLKVTDFGLSALSDHIHLDGLLHTTCGTPAYIAPEVIGKKGYDGAKADIWSCGVILYVLLAGYLPFQDDNIVAMYRKIYRGDFKCPPWFSPESRKLITKMLDPNPSTRISIAKIMNSSWFKKKSTARGSNSKLEQEFALGDEVNAGKGKNTETLNAFHIISLSEGFDLSPLFENTKKVDKEELRFATMTPASSVISKLEEVAKTQNFSIKKSDSCVRLQGQENGRKGKLGIAADIFALTPSFLVVEVKKCSGDTLEYNQFCNKELRPALKDIVWRTNGNSMPD